In Apium graveolens cultivar Ventura chromosome 10, ASM990537v1, whole genome shotgun sequence, the following are encoded in one genomic region:
- the LOC141690491 gene encoding uncharacterized protein LOC141690491, with amino-acid sequence MDKSWIFKDRDTLDYEIGVEEFLIFAEENASDPKRIPCPCKRCANFKKFAVKIIRGHLYEYGFSLGYLDWIWHTQGSASRSSVNRNASTPASMPAPAPTSTRAPIPSPGLASETVNVCDAAYNLSEYNNESYQFRRFVADAEQPLYEGSECTKLESMLKLHNWKARFGISDSAFTDLLSTVGSLLLKDNVMPPNAYEAKKTLSDLGLEYIKYHSCPNNCILYRGVNVDASECPKCRLSRWKLGKDGKIRINVPAKVMWYFPIIPRFKWMFKSPSTSELMTWHSKQRIEDGKMRHPADSPSWRNIDYRWPAFGSDARNIRLALSADGINPHTNGLTNRYSCWPIVLVTYNLPPWLCMKRKFMMLTILVSGPHEPGNDVDVYLQPLIDDLKKLWEEGEPNVYDAYTKSYFTLKAILLWTINDFLAYGNLSGCINKGYMCCPVCADDTVAKYLSHRRKICYQGHRRYLARNHPFRKQKAAFNGQQELGQARQPLSGEEVLLQQDKIKFQFGKEVSKSKKVDCPWKKKSVFFELEYWKFHHVRHCLDVMHVEKNVCDRLKMIQTHP; translated from the coding sequence ATGGACAAATCTTGGATTTTCAAAGATAGGGACACACTTGACTATGAAATCGGGGTAGAAGAGTTTTTGATATTTGCCGAGGAAAATGCTAGTGATCCTAAAAGAATCCCCTGCCCCTGTAAAAGATGTGCTAACTTCAAAAAATTTGCAGTTAAGATTATCAGGGGACATTTATATGAATATGGTTTTAGTCTGGGGTACCttgattggatttggcatacACAAGGGTCTGCAAGTAGGTCATCAGTTAATAGAAATGCTTCGACCCCTGCATCTATGCCTGCCCCTGCACCTACGTCTACCCGCGCACCGATACCTTCCCCTGGCCTTGCATCAGAAACAGTCAATGTTTGTGATGCTGCATATAATTTGAGTGAGTACAATAATGAGTCGTATCAGTTTAGGAGATTTGTGGCTGATGCTGAACAGCCTTTGTATGAGGGTAGTGAATGTACCAAGTTGGAGTCGATGCTAAAATTGCACAATTGGAAAGCTAGGTTCGGAATTAGTGATAGTGCCTTTACCGATTTGCTGTCTACCGTTGGCTCTCTCCTTCTTAAGGACAATGTGATGCCACCTAATGCATATGAAGCCAAGAAAACCTTATCCGACTTGGGCCTAGAATACATAAAATATCACTCATGTCCAAACAATTGCATACTGTATCGGGGGGTAAATGTTGATGCTTCCGAGTGTCCTAAGTGTCGTTTATCTCGCTGGAAGTTAGGAAAGGATGGTAAAATAAGGATTAATGTTCCTGCTAAAGTAATGTGGTATTTTCCAATTATACCGAGATTCAAATGGATGTTTAAATCTCCTTCTACATCTGAACTAATGACCTGGCACTCAAAGCAGCGAATAGAAGACGGAAAGATGCGGCATCCAGCCGACTCTCCTTCTTGGAGAAATATCGACTATAGGTGGCCTGCCTTCGGTAGTGATGCACGAAATATTCGTTTGGCATTGTCTGCAGATGGTATAAACCCACATACTAACGGTCTAACCAATAGATACTCTTGTTGGCCAATAGTATTAGTGACTTATAATCTTCCTCCGTGGTTATGTATGAAGAGGAAATTTATGATGCTAACAATTTTAGTTTCCGGTCCACATGAGCCTGGCAATGACGTTGACGTATATTTACAGCCTTTAATCGATGATTTAAAGAAGTTGTGGGAAGAAGGTGAACCAAATGTTTATGACGCATACACCAAGTCATATTTCACTTTAAAAGCAATTTTATTGTGGACAATAAATGACTTTCTTGCATATGGAAATCTATCCGGATGCATTAATAAAGGTTATATGTGTTGTCCAGTATGCGCTGATGATACAGTTGCCAAGTATTTAAGCCATAGAAGGAAGATTTGTTACCAAGGCCATCGGCGTTACTTGGCTAGGAATCATCCATTTAGGAAGCAAAAGGCCGCTTTTAATGGACAACAAGAATTAGGGCAGGCACGTCAACCTCTGTCTGGAGAAGAGGTTTTATTGCAGCAAGATAAAATTAAATTTCAGTTTGGGAAGGAAGTAAGTAAGTCAAAGAAGGTTGATTGTCCATGGAAGAAAAAGTCGGTTTTTTTTGAATTAGAATATTGGAAGTTTCACCATGTTCGTCATTGTTTAGATGTCATGCACGTCGAGAAGAACGTGTGTGATAGGTTGAAAatgattcaaactcatccctag